From a single Saccharomyces kudriavzevii IFO 1802 strain IFO1802 genome assembly, chromosome: 15 genomic region:
- the NUP1 gene encoding FG-nucleoporin NUP1 (similar to Saccharomyces cerevisiae NUP1 (YOR098C); ancestral locus Anc_2.186): MTASTSSVLSSPREGKRSFSSTIKLFFTNSNKKRPFTKKVFDSDFPYANHLEEPDVGNRLHVKKRKRISGTSQQNTRLLQDNNTAPIIIYGAEDTERPPVLPILPIQRLRLLREKQKLRNIRELRSLQSSKSRSIPSSMILDSHGNTDDKDSYIRTSSTPSPIKKFPCAEQFTEGDSKNITAGLPVLRSLKNRANRERFEAQSKGTVWSANFEYDLSEYDALQEQNSNSNDIDTGNDQTTNANEKNNKNNDVSGNLAVNPEASSGVEGLNMDINSNRLSSSQKNLLLNGSTFTVTKSPAIPTLKKISDPKKIKESVVLPTIGFDFIKDNETPSKKTSPITDPSMDSVFKSSSTIPEAVTLTKSVHTPKLSFNLGQNASEVKATANATPPSTLFNFGGKSDTVSSVNKPFTFGNPSEEDKKPGKPQVLAFSSSKSETMSGTAPKSTAPAFTFGKHKKNNERVGEDGDDDNEPRRKRRAPVSEVTNAKPLFSLGDASNQEKDKNVETKKTASEKPSFAFSPVDEQAERGPSFMSGKEAEETNKMEPPQAFTFGKPASVKESGTKPSESSLAFEKPTFTFGQSAGVSKTTEANTKSVFSFNKPAEETKSGSTSNAGVKPLFTFSSKPAGGQPLADGASKPTSTFSFTKPAQKDSSAVSEAKNPSFTFETSASSSQQKPLFSFGTGSDAAKEPAGPKTSFSFAKPSAEKADEKATSPSFMFNAPATNHIAGSNTKPSFSFGASELVKPSAATVAGSGEKTSGGFSFTKFDDKKEKSATPTSFFKGSASTTPVSVLGKPAVSTANTISKSAFSLGAANIEAANVAPSSKSFSFNTLGSGNNAITTNKNNNNNTTGTNVAGKFNFGKPPQNESISTSTNGGGPGFNFSRPGTATNSITSDPSSFNFGGNDVADLNPFTSAPASNNAGLLNKPTSMSTQSASATPAFNFTGNNSAPSTSSVFNMNNNSGSNTVFGGSNTNLPQQSQNSSFNTNNSFTPSTVPNMNFGGFNGGIANSAAGVVKPTDIFGGNAPSGLNVNVMNPSSVFGGAGGTPSFGQVHSVSNQMGMVMNNGTSVGTNAVASGVMANRKIARMRHSKR, translated from the coding sequence ATGACTGCGAGCACTTCTTCCGTTTTGTCCTCTCCACGTGAAGGGAAGAgatctttttcttcgacCATAAAATTGTTCTTCACAAACTCGAATAAAAAACGGCCATTCACTAAGAAAGTTTTCGATTCCGATTTCCCATACGCGAATCATCTGGAAGAACCAGATGTAGGAAATAGGTTGCATGttaaaaagagaaagaggaTTTCTGGCACGTCCCAGCAAAACACCCGCTTACTTCAGGACAACAATACTGCACCAATCATAATATATGGAGCTGAGGACACAGAGAGACCGCCGGTTCTGCCAATTCTGCCCATACAGAGATTAAGGTTGTTAAGGGAAAAGCAGAAACTAAGAAATATACGTGAGCTTAGATCATTACAATCGTCCAAGTCGCGTTCTATTCCATCTTCGATGATTTTAGATTCTCACGGAAATACAGACGACAAAGACTCGTACATACGCACATCCTCCACACCTTCTCCGATCAAGAAATTTCCTTGCGCTGAGCAGTTTACGGAGGGAGATTCTAAAAATATTACCGCCGGACTTCCCGTTCTCagatcattgaaaaacagAGCCAATCGGGAAAGGTTCGAAGCTCAATCAAAGGGAACTGTATGGTCAGCAAACTTTGAATATGATTTATCAGAATATGACGCTTTGCAGGAACAAAATAGCAATAGTAATGACATTGATACCGGGAATGATCAGACAACCAATGCAAAcgaaaagaataataaaaataacgaCGTAAGTGGCAATTTGGCTGTAAATCCTGAAGCATCAAGTGGAGTTGAAGGGCTAAACATGGATATTAATTCTAATAGGTTATCGAGCtctcaaaaaaatctactTTTAAATGGTTCTACTTTTACAGTTACGAAAAGTCCTGCAATACCTAcactaaagaaaatcagCGatcccaaaaaaatcaaagaaagtgTCGTCTTACCCACCATAGGTTTCGATTTTATTAAGGACAATGAAACTCCGTCGAAGAAAACTTCCCCTATAACAGATCCTTCCATGGATTCAGTTTTCAAATCGAGCTCAACCATACCGGAGGCCGTTACACTAACAAAAAGTGTACACACACCCAAGTTATCTTTTAATCTTGGTCAAAATGCCAGTGAGGTTAAAGCAACTGCAAATGCTACCCCTCCTTCTACtctcttcaattttggtGGCAAATCAGATACAGTTTCCTCGGTCAATAAACCTTTCACATTTGGAAACCCTTCCGAGGAAGATAAAAAGCCAGGAAAACCTCAAGTGcttgcattttcttcttcgaagTCAGAAACTATGTCGGGCACTGCTCCCAAGTCAACTGCTCCAGCGTTTACTTTTGGCaaacacaaaaaaaataatgaacgAGTTGGCGAAGacggtgatgatgataatgaacCCAGGAGGAAAAGACGCGCCCCGGTTAGTGAAGTTACCAACGCTAAGCCATTGTTTAGTTTAGGTGATGCCAGCAACCAGGAAAAAGATAAGAATGTGGAGACTAAAAAAACTGCATCGGAGAAACCAAGCTTTGCTTTCAGTCCAGTCGATGAGCAAGCAGAAAGAGGGCCGTCATTTATGTCCGGGaaagaagctgaagaaacGAACAAGATGGAGCCCCCTCAGGCATTCACTTTTGGTAAACCGGCTTCCGTGAAGGAATCGGGGACCAAACCATCCGAAAGTTCTTTAGCATTTGAGAAGCCTACTTTTACTTTTGGCCAATCGGCGGGTGTAAGTAAAACTACTGAAGCAAATACTAAATctgtattttctttcaacaaGCCagcagaagaaacaaaaagtgGCTCAACTTCAAACGCAGGAGTCAAGCCCTTGTTTACGTTTTCCAGCAAACCTGCTGGCGGTCAACCATTGGCGGATGGCGCGTCCAAGCCCACATccacattttctttcactaAGCCTGCCCAGAAAGATTCATCAGCTGTTTCAGAAGCTAAAAATCCGTCGTTTACCTTTGAGACATCTGCAAGTTCCTCCCAACAAAAGCCGTTGTTCTCATTTGGCACAGGAAGTGATGCGGCTAAGGAACCAGCGGGCCCCAAGACTTCATTTAGTTTTGCTAAACCATCTGCTGAAAAGGCCGATGAAAAAGCTACGAGCCCATCTTTTATGTTTAATGCGCCGGCAACAAATCACATTGCCGGCTCTAACACTAAGCCATCCTTTAGCTTTGGAGCTTCAGAACTGGTTAAGCCATCTGCAGCAACGGTGGCAGGTAGTGGTGAAAAGACATCTGGcggattttcttttacaaagtttgatgacaaaaaggaaaagtcAGCCACCCcaacttctttctttaaagGATCGGCTTCTACAACTCCAGTTTCCGTCTTGGGTAAGCCAGCTGTTTCCACTGCTAATACGATATCCAAATCTGCGTTTTCATTAGGTGCTGCTAATATTGAAGCCGCTAACGTTGCGCCAAGTTCtaaatcattttcgttCAATACACTTGGCAGTGGCAACAACGCAATCActacaaataaaaataataataataataccACAGGCACGAACGTAGCGGGTAAATTTAATTTCGGGAAACCACCTCAAAATGAGTCCATTAGTACTAGCACGAATGGAGGAGGCCCAGGATTCAATTTTTCGAGACCTGGTACAGCTACAAATAGTATAACCTCTGATCCATCCAGTTTCAACTTTGGCGGCAATGATGTGGCGGACCTTAATCCTTTTACCTCGGCACCTGCGTCAAATAACGCCGGTCTTCTCAATAAGCCGACATCTATGAGTACACAAAGTGCCAGTGCGACACCCGCTTTCAATTTTACTGGAAACAACTCTGCTCCCAGCACCAGCTCAGTATTTAACATGAACAACAATAGTGGCTCTAATACTGTGTTTGGTGGATCTAATACTAATCTACCTCAACAATCGCAAAACAGTTCCTTCAATACAAATAATTCGTTCACACCATCAACAGTTCCTAATATGAATTTTGGTGGGTTCAATGGTGGAATCGCTAATAGCGCTGCGGGTGTGGTAAAGCCAACTGATATATTTGGTGGGAATGCACCTTCTGGTCTTAATGTAAATGTAATGAATCCTTCATCAGTTTTCGGAGGAGCAGGTGGGACACCTTCATTTGGACAGGTACATTCCGTATCAAATCAAATGGGCATGGTAATGAATAACGGCACGAGCGTGGGTACGAACGCTGTTGCCAGTGGTGTTATGgcaaacagaaaaattgcAAGAATGAGGCATTCCAAAAGGTAG
- the KTR1 gene encoding alpha-1,2-mannosyltransferase KTR1 (similar to Saccharomyces cerevisiae KTR1 (YOR099W); ancestral locus Anc_2.185), which yields MAKIMIPASKQPIYKRLGLLLIAVLTVYVFFHGAQYARGFGATPQYTSVVSPETGYKYSKVETPRYSGSREKATFVTLVRNRDIYALAESIKSVEDRFNSKFNYDWVFLNDEEFTEEFKSLTTALVSGKTKYGLIPQEHWSFPSWIDKEKAAQARKEMGENRVIYGDSISYRHMCRFESGFFYKHPLMDDYDWYWRVEPDIKLNCDINYDVFKFMKDNNKKYGFAISIKEYEATIPTLWETTRNFMKANPDLIHKNNMLDFVSDDEGLSYNLCHFWSNFEIASLDLWRSAAYTAYFDYLDQEGGFFYERWGDAPVHSIGAALFLDRSEIHHFGDVGYYHVPFFSCPIDTSIRLANKCDCDPSKDFTWHSYSCTNKFYNLQKMPKPLGWQNHIG from the coding sequence atggcgaAGATTATGATCCCTGCTAGCAAGCAGCCTATATACAAGAGACTAGgtcttcttttgattgCAGTGCTTACCGTCTACGTGTTCTTTCATGGTGCTCAATATGCCAGAGGTTTTGGAGCAACACCGCAGTACACCAGTGTGGTATCCCCGGAAACGGGCTACAAATACTCCAAAGTAGAAACACCTAGGTATAGCGGTTCCCGTGAAAAGGCTACCTTCGTCACTTTAGTGCGTAATAGGGACATTTATGCATTGGCCGAATCTATTAAATCTGTTGAAGATAGATTCAATTCCAAGTTCAATTACGACTGGgtgtttttgaatgatgaagaattcaCTGAGGAATTTAAAAGCCTCACTACAGCTTTAGTAAGTGGTAAAACGAAGTACGGTCTCATTCCGCAGGAGCATTGGTCTTTCCCTAGTTGGATTGATAAGGAAAAAGCCGCTCAAGCGAGGAAGGAAATGGGTGAAAATAGGGTCATCTACGGTGATTCTATTTCTTACAGACACATGTGCCGTTTTGAATCAGGGTTCTTTTACAAACACCCCTTAATGGATGATTACGATTGGTATTGGCGTGTGGAACCTGATATCAAGTTGAACTGTGATATCAACTACGATGTTTTTAAGTTCATGAAGGACAATAACAAGAAGTATGGTTTTGCCATTTCCATTAAGGAGTATGAGGCCACCATCCCCACTTTATGGGAAACCACCCGGAACTTCATGAAAGCAAATCCAGATTTAATCCACAAAAACAACATGCTAGACTTTGTCAGCGACGATGAAGGTCTTTCATATAATTTGTGTCACTTCTGGTCCAATTTTGAGATTGCTTCATTAGATTTATGGAGATCTGCAGCTTATACTGCGTACTTTGACTATTTAGATCAAGAGGGAGGATTTTTCTATGAAAGATGGGGTGACGCTCCGGTGCATTCTATTGGTGCCGCGTTGTTTTTGGATCGTTCTGAAATCCATCACTTTGGTGACGTTGGCTATTACCATGTcccatttttctcttgtcCAATAGACACAAGCATCAGGCTGGCCAATAAATGTGATTGTGACCCAAGCAAAGACTTTACATGGCACAGCTACTCATGCACCAATAAATTTTACAATTTGCAAAAGATGCCTAAGCCTCTCGGCTGGCAAAACCATATCGGCTAG
- the CRC1 gene encoding carnitine:acyl carnitine antiporter (similar to Saccharomyces cerevisiae CRC1 (YOR100C); ancestral locus Anc_2.184), producing MSSDTSLSETSLLEEESGSLNKSRPPVKSNPVRENIKSFAAGGVGGICAVFTGHPFDLIKVRCQNGQANSAVHAVSNILKEARTQVNGTVLTNSIKGFYKGVIPPLLGVTPIFAVSFWGYDVGKKLVSFKNESGGSNELTMGQMAAAGFISAIPTTLVTAPTERVKVVLQTSSKGSFIHAAKTIVKEGGISSLFKGSLATLARDGPGSALYFASYEISKNYLNSRQPHPTAGEDEPVNILNVCLAGGIAGMSMWLAVFPIDTIKTKLQASSTKQNMVSATKEIYLQRGGIRGFFPGLGPALLRSFPANAATFLGVEMTHSLFNKYGI from the coding sequence ATGTCTTCAGACACTTCATTATCAGAAACTTCATtgcttgaagaagaaagcgGGAGCTTGAATAAGTCTCGGCCACCAGTAAAATCAAATCCTGTACGCGAAAACATTAAGTCATTCGCGGCCGGTGGAGTGGGCGGTATATGTGCAGTGTTTACGGGTCATCCCTTCGATTTGATCAAAGTGAGATGTCAAAATGGCCAAGCGAATTCCGCCGTACATGCAGTTTCAAACATTCTGAAAGAGGCCAGGACTCAAGTGAACGGCACAGTCCTTACAAACTCCATAAAGGGGTTTTATAAAGGTGTCATCCCACCGTTATTAGGTGTCACCCCTATATTTGCCGTTTCCTTCTGGGGTTATGATGTGGGTAAGAAACTTGTATCTTTTAAAAACGAGAGTGGAGGCAGCAACGAGTTAACCATGGGCCAAATGGCCGCGGCGGGATTTATCAGTGCTATCCCCACGACGTTGGTGACCGCCCCAACGGAAAGAGTTAAAGTCGTTTTGCAAACCTCCTCCAAAGGCTCCTTCATCCACGCGGCAAAAACGATCGTTAAAGAAGGCGGcatttcctctttgttTAAAGGTTCATTGGCTACTTTGGCAAGAGATGGGCCCGGTTCAGCTTTATATTTCGCATCttatgaaatttcaaagaattacTTGAATAGCAGGCAACCTCATCCAACTGCGGGCGAGGACGAGCCAGTCAATATCTTAAATGTTTGTCTTGCTGGTGGTATTGCTGGTATGTCGATGTGGTTAGCTGTTTTCCCCATTGACACTATAAAGACAAAGTTGCAGGCCTCCTCCACGAAGCAAAATATGGTCTCTGCGACAAAGGAAATTTATCTGCAAAGAGGTGGTATCAGAGGGTTCTTCCCTGGTTTGGGTCCCGCCTTATTGAGATCTTTCCCAGCTAATGCGGCTACGTTTTTGGGTGTGGAGATGACACATTCTCTGTTCAATAAATACGGTATATGA